A window of the Trichoderma asperellum chromosome 6, complete sequence genome harbors these coding sequences:
- a CDS encoding uncharacterized protein (EggNog:ENOG41), giving the protein MRRSSSSSSISSQWSTFSDDLEIGQLNSIIPVNTTTTAATTITTATATTASNSSIISTSSAAISATAISAQDMNMSESRPSSSGYERSRQGSTSSIRSCGGMSPDATKELWKTMLELQDRYGCYTSARMDLAVAAGDIALSLMPNPFILDTLNDSVVDLPDEGWEMLNRCLQQRH; this is encoded by the exons atgcgccgaagctcttcgtcttcatcaatcaGCTCTCAGTGGTCCACCTTCAGCGACGACCTTGAAATCGGCCAGCTAAACTCCATCATCCCGGTGAACACCACCACAACCGCTGCCACCACAATCACCACAGCTACTGCCACAACCGCCAGCAactcttccatcatctctaCTTCATCTGCTGCTATTTCCGCTACAGCAATTTCAGCCCAAGACATGAACATGTCAGAGAGCCGCCCTTCTTCCTCCGGGTATGAGCGGAGCCGCCAGGGAAGCACAAGCTCTATTCGCAGCTGCGGCGGGATGAGCCCCGACGCAACCAAAGAGCTGTGGAAGACCATGTTGGAGCTACAAGATCGATATGGATGCTATACTTCAGCGAGAATGGATTTGGCTGTTGCAGCTGGCGATattgctctctctctaatGC CAAATCCGTTCATTCTTGACACACTCAACGACTCTGTTGTCGATCTGCCCGATGAGGGCTGGGAGATGCTCAATCGCTGCCTCCAACAAAGACATTAA